A genomic stretch from Lathyrus oleraceus cultivar Zhongwan6 chromosome 2, CAAS_Psat_ZW6_1.0, whole genome shotgun sequence includes:
- the LOC127121815 gene encoding 54S ribosomal protein L22, mitochondrial, protein MALVTACCSLFLIPLSPVSQQFLISNKLLVWLFCSEGGNTIVEGFITNLKPQIRYLPSSPLSGLAREALAGVISLASSEIDQNKGISSSTQLLKNSSEEAPVSSPLVPVSLLGSSKGEEQNQKPITKAEKVQAVLKKIKQSPKKLNLVAALVRGMLVKDALLQLQVTVKRASKTVYQVIHSARANASHNHGLDPERLIVAEAFVGKGDFKRRISYHGKGRSGVMHRPEFPTMAKEDLDLVKEDFKRRISYHGKIVKKYVKLRFHARD, encoded by the exons ATGGCTTTAGTTACA GCTTGCTGCTCTCTGTTTCTTATTCCATTGTCTCCAGTTTCTCAACAATTCCTCATATCCAACAAGCTTCTGGTGTGGTTATTCTGTTCGGAAGGAGGCAACACCATAGTCGAAG GTTTCATCACAAACTTAAAGCCTCAAATCAGATATCTTCCTTCTTCGCCTCTATCAG GATTAGCTCGTGAAGCACTTGCTGGAGTGATTTCACTTGCATCTTCTGAAATTGATCAGAATAAG GGAATTTCAAGTTCTACCCAGTTGCTCAAAAATTCATCTGAGGAAGCACCTGTTTCGTCGCCTTTAGTTCCAGTTTCATTATTAGGCAGTTCAAAAGGTGAAGAACAGAATCAGAAACCTATTACTAAGGCAGAAAAAGTTCAAGCAGTACTAAAGAAAATAAAGCAG AGTCCAAAGAAGCTCAACTTGGTTGCTGCTTTGGTACGTGGTATGCTTGTTAAAGATGCTTTGCTGCAGTTGCAAGTGACAGTAAAGCGGGCTTCAAAAACTGTATATCAG GTTATTCATTCAGCCCGAGCAAACGCATCCCACAATCATGGGTTGGATCCAGAACGCCTCATTGTTG CCGAAGCATTTGTTGGAAAGGGAGATTTTAAGAGGAGAATTTCCTACCATGGCAAAGGAAGATCTGGAGTCATGCACAGACCAGAATTTCCTACCATGGCAAAGGAAGATCTGGATCTGGTAAAGGAAGATTTTAAGAGGAGAATTTCCTACCATGGCAAAATAGTTAAGAAATATGTAAAACTAAGGTTTCACGCCAGAGACTAG